The following proteins are encoded in a genomic region of Stutzerimonas balearica DSM 6083:
- a CDS encoding carboxyl transferase domain-containing protein: protein MAILHTQLNTRSPEFAANSAAMLEQVNDLRALLGRISEGGGAIAQQRHTARGKLLVRERINALLDPGSAFLEVSALAAHEVYGEDVPAAGVVAGIGRVEGVECMIIGNDATVKGGSYYPLTVKKHIRAQTIAQQNRLPCIYLVDSGGANLPRQDEVFPDREHFGRIFFNQANMSAQGIPQIAVVMGSCTAGGAYVPAMADETIMVRNQATIFLAGPPLVKAATGEVVTAEELGGADVHCKTSGVADHYAENDAHALAIARRCVANLNWRKQGRVESAAPRAPLYASEELYGVIPADAKQPFDVREVIARLVDGSEFDEFKALFGTTLVCGFARLHGYPVAILANNGILFAEAAQKGAHFIELACQRGIPLLFLQNITGFMVGQKYEAGGIAKHGAKLVTAVACAKVPKFTVIIGGSFGAGNYGMCGRAYDPRFLWMWPNARIGVMGAAQAAGVLTQVKREQAERSGKTFSAEEEEAIRQPILEQYERQGHPYYSSARLWDDGVIDPAQTREVLALALSASLNAPIEPTPFGVFRM, encoded by the coding sequence ATGGCCATCCTGCATACCCAGCTCAATACCCGCTCGCCGGAGTTCGCCGCCAACAGCGCGGCCATGCTCGAACAGGTGAACGACCTGCGCGCCCTGCTCGGCCGTATCAGCGAGGGCGGCGGCGCTATCGCCCAGCAGCGTCATACCGCGCGCGGCAAGCTCCTGGTGCGCGAGCGCATCAACGCCCTGCTCGACCCCGGCTCGGCCTTTCTCGAGGTCTCGGCCCTGGCCGCCCACGAGGTCTACGGCGAGGACGTGCCGGCCGCCGGCGTGGTCGCCGGCATCGGCCGCGTCGAAGGCGTCGAGTGCATGATCATCGGCAACGACGCCACCGTGAAGGGCGGCAGCTACTACCCGCTGACGGTGAAGAAGCACATCCGCGCCCAGACCATCGCCCAGCAGAATCGCCTGCCGTGCATCTACCTGGTCGACTCCGGCGGCGCCAACCTGCCGCGCCAGGACGAGGTGTTCCCCGACCGCGAACACTTCGGCCGCATCTTCTTCAACCAGGCCAACATGAGCGCCCAGGGCATCCCGCAGATCGCCGTGGTGATGGGCTCGTGCACCGCCGGCGGCGCCTACGTGCCGGCCATGGCCGACGAGACCATCATGGTGCGCAACCAGGCCACCATCTTCCTCGCCGGCCCGCCGCTGGTGAAGGCCGCCACCGGCGAGGTGGTCACCGCCGAGGAGCTGGGCGGCGCCGACGTGCACTGCAAGACCAGTGGGGTGGCCGATCACTACGCCGAGAATGACGCCCATGCCCTGGCCATCGCCCGCCGCTGCGTGGCCAACCTCAACTGGCGCAAGCAGGGCCGGGTGGAGAGCGCCGCGCCGCGCGCGCCGCTGTACGCCAGCGAGGAGCTGTACGGGGTGATCCCGGCCGACGCCAAGCAGCCGTTCGACGTGCGCGAGGTGATCGCACGACTGGTCGATGGCAGCGAGTTCGACGAGTTCAAGGCACTGTTCGGCACCACCCTGGTGTGCGGCTTCGCCCGCCTGCACGGCTATCCGGTGGCCATCCTCGCCAACAACGGCATCCTCTTCGCCGAGGCGGCGCAGAAGGGCGCGCACTTCATCGAGCTGGCCTGCCAGCGCGGCATCCCGCTGCTGTTCCTGCAGAACATCACCGGCTTCATGGTCGGCCAGAAGTACGAGGCCGGCGGCATCGCCAAGCACGGCGCCAAGCTGGTCACCGCGGTGGCCTGCGCCAAGGTGCCGAAGTTCACCGTGATCATCGGCGGCAGCTTCGGCGCCGGCAACTACGGCATGTGCGGCCGTGCCTACGATCCGCGCTTCCTGTGGATGTGGCCGAACGCGCGGATCGGCGTCATGGGCGCGGCCCAGGCCGCCGGCGTGCTCACCCAGGTCAAGCGCGAGCAGGCCGAGCGCAGCGGCAAGACCTTCTCCGCCGAGGAGGAGGAAGCCATCCGCCAGCCGATCCTCGAGCAGTACGAGCGCCAGGGCCACCCCTACTATTCCAGCGCGCGGCTGTGGGATGACGGCGTGATCGACCCGGCGCAGACTCGTGAGGTACTCGCCCTGGCCCTGTCGGCCAGCCTGAACGCCCCGATCGAGCCGACCCCGTTCGGCGTGTTCCGGA
- a CDS encoding isovaleryl-CoA dehydrogenase: protein MPYSSLNFALGETIDMLRDQVRAFVDAELAPRAAEIDATNTFPMDMWKKFGEMGLLGVTVPEEYGGAGLGYLAHVVAMEEISRASASVALSYGAHSNLCVNQINRNGSEAQKQKYLPRLISGEHVGALAMSEPNAGSDVVSMKLRAEKRGDRYVLNGSKTWITNGPDANTYVIYAKTDLDKGPHGITAFIVERDWKGFSRGNKFDKLGMRGSNTCELFFDDVEVPEENVLGQLNGGVRVLMSGLDYERVVLAGGPTGIMQACLDVVVPYIHDRKQFGQSIGEFQFIQGKVADMYTQLNASRAYLYAVAQACDRGETTRKDAAGVILYTAEAATQMALQAIQILGGNGYINEFPTGRLLRDAKLYEIGAGTSEIRRMLIGRELFNESK from the coding sequence ATGCCCTACTCCAGCCTCAACTTCGCCCTTGGCGAAACCATCGACATGCTGCGCGACCAGGTGCGCGCCTTCGTGGACGCCGAGCTGGCGCCGCGCGCCGCCGAAATCGACGCCACCAACACCTTCCCGATGGACATGTGGAAGAAGTTCGGCGAGATGGGCCTGCTCGGCGTCACCGTGCCGGAGGAGTATGGCGGTGCAGGCCTGGGCTACCTGGCCCACGTGGTGGCCATGGAGGAGATCAGCCGGGCCTCGGCCTCGGTGGCGCTGTCCTACGGCGCCCACTCGAACCTGTGCGTCAACCAGATCAACCGCAACGGCAGCGAGGCGCAGAAGCAGAAGTACCTGCCCAGGCTGATCAGCGGCGAGCACGTTGGCGCGCTGGCGATGAGCGAGCCGAACGCCGGCTCCGACGTGGTCTCCATGAAGCTGCGCGCCGAGAAGCGCGGCGACCGCTACGTGCTCAACGGCAGCAAGACCTGGATCACCAACGGCCCGGACGCCAACACCTACGTGATCTACGCCAAGACCGACCTGGACAAGGGCCCGCACGGCATCACCGCGTTCATCGTCGAGCGTGACTGGAAAGGTTTCTCCCGCGGCAACAAGTTCGACAAGCTCGGCATGCGCGGCTCCAACACCTGCGAGCTGTTCTTCGACGACGTCGAGGTGCCGGAGGAGAACGTGCTGGGCCAGCTCAACGGCGGCGTGCGCGTGCTGATGAGCGGCCTCGACTACGAGCGCGTGGTCCTCGCCGGCGGCCCGACCGGCATCATGCAGGCCTGCCTGGACGTGGTGGTGCCCTACATCCACGACCGCAAGCAGTTCGGTCAAAGCATCGGCGAGTTCCAGTTCATCCAGGGCAAGGTCGCCGACATGTATACCCAGCTCAACGCCAGCCGCGCCTATCTCTACGCCGTCGCCCAGGCCTGCGACCGTGGCGAAACCACCCGCAAGGATGCCGCCGGGGTCATCCTCTACACCGCCGAAGCCGCGACGCAGATGGCCCTGCAGGCCATCCAGATCCTCGGCGGCAACGGCTACATCAACGAATTTCCCACCGGCCGCCTGCTGCGCGACGCCAAGCTCTACGAGATCGGCGCCGGCACCAGCGAGATCCGCCGCATGCTGATCGGCCGTGAGCTGTTTAACGAATCCAAATAA
- a CDS encoding UV damage endonuclease UvsE, with product MPRIGFACQYRHPQQSESLKELERIERTFNPRTTTLRWMASVGREAAEQRLLEIVEHNLTAQRLLLDYVATLPEALRMLRLSSDLLPFYSHEQVAGFYRRPEIQDRLIAGFAAIGEAARAAGIRLSMHPGQYCVLGSDRPEVVANSLAEFEYHADMIRMMGFGQRFQDFKCNIHIAGKLGAEGIRSVWPKLSEVARNCITFENDEKTYGLDDCLGLADLAPVVLDIHHCWIHEERYIDPEDVRVAQVIDSWRGERPTMHYSQPPESLMTLGFAADRPLQIPELLTQVNKRDLYAHSKRMWNECSNRYALAFLDRFDIMLEAKDKNLAALEFHQRYLPPA from the coding sequence ATGCCCCGAATCGGCTTTGCCTGTCAGTACCGCCATCCGCAGCAGAGCGAGTCGCTCAAGGAGCTCGAGCGCATCGAGCGGACCTTCAACCCGCGCACGACCACCCTGCGCTGGATGGCCTCGGTTGGCCGTGAGGCGGCCGAACAGCGGCTGCTGGAGATCGTCGAGCACAACCTGACGGCGCAGCGCCTGCTGCTCGACTATGTCGCCACGCTACCGGAGGCGTTGCGCATGCTGCGCCTGTCCAGTGACCTCTTGCCGTTCTACAGCCATGAGCAGGTAGCGGGCTTCTATCGCCGGCCCGAAATCCAGGATCGCCTGATTGCCGGCTTCGCGGCGATCGGCGAAGCCGCGCGTGCTGCCGGTATCCGCCTGTCCATGCATCCGGGGCAGTACTGCGTGCTCGGCTCGGACCGCCCCGAGGTGGTGGCCAACAGTCTGGCCGAGTTCGAATACCACGCCGATATGATTCGCATGATGGGCTTTGGCCAGCGCTTCCAGGACTTCAAGTGCAACATCCACATCGCCGGCAAGCTGGGGGCCGAAGGCATCCGCAGCGTCTGGCCGAAGCTGTCGGAGGTGGCGCGCAACTGCATCACCTTCGAGAACGACGAAAAGACCTACGGCCTCGATGACTGCCTGGGCCTGGCTGACCTGGCTCCGGTGGTCCTCGACATCCATCACTGCTGGATTCATGAGGAGCGCTATATCGACCCCGAGGATGTGCGCGTGGCGCAGGTGATCGACAGCTGGCGCGGCGAGCGACCCACCATGCACTACTCTCAGCCGCCCGAATCGCTCATGACGCTGGGCTTCGCCGCCGACCGCCCGCTACAGATTCCCGAGCTGCTGACGCAAGTGAACAAGCGCGACCTCTATGCACACAGCAAGCGCATGTGGAACGAGTGCAGCAACCGTTATGCGCTGGCTTTTCTCGATCGCTTCGACATCATGCTCGAGGCGAAGGACAAGAACCTGGCGGCGCTGGAATTCCACCAGCGCTATCTGCCGCCGGCGTGA
- a CDS encoding helix-turn-helix transcriptional regulator has protein sequence MKILRRKAVCEKLGGINDVTLWRITRDDPTFPVCIQINKRVVGWLEHEIDTWLGQKAAAARTANNNAVHP, from the coding sequence ATGAAAATTCTACGCCGCAAGGCCGTCTGCGAAAAGCTTGGCGGCATCAATGACGTAACGCTCTGGCGGATCACACGCGATGATCCGACATTCCCGGTATGCATCCAGATCAACAAGCGGGTTGTCGGATGGCTGGAACACGAGATTGATACCTGGCTCGGACAGAAGGCCGCTGCCGCCCGCACCGCCAACAACAACGCTGTCCATCCCTGA
- a CDS encoding replication protein RepA, giving the protein MRSVGNLLDAGVAKATLKRDPLERIRQNAAEVAKQAEQHDAAQVLTPRVRHLIDEAVELEVEQARSAGATGYIAHFLAQATLPHTDPKSNYFERGTGKLTLSITANPKHGVPYGGLPRLLLAWMCTEAVRTGSPELSLGRSQAEFLEKLDLYNDGRYIARVRDQSLRLVRSLISVSGADGDALGIENILIAKRAFLFWNARDTEQPALWDSSITLSTDFFESLTHAPVPIRMEALQALKKSPLAMDIYTWLVYRMFSLNVATIKGGKRLAQVPWAGLMRQFGSGYANTPKGLANFKTNFRLRLNEALLFYPEARNHIEETKDHLILTPARLHIAATKRRG; this is encoded by the coding sequence ATGCGCAGCGTGGGCAATTTGCTGGACGCTGGTGTGGCAAAAGCCACGCTCAAGCGCGATCCGCTGGAGCGGATCAGGCAGAATGCCGCCGAGGTGGCGAAGCAGGCGGAGCAGCACGACGCCGCCCAAGTATTGACTCCGCGGGTACGCCACCTGATCGACGAAGCCGTGGAGCTGGAGGTCGAGCAGGCCCGCAGCGCAGGCGCGACAGGCTACATCGCGCACTTTCTGGCGCAGGCCACGCTTCCTCATACAGACCCCAAGAGCAACTACTTTGAACGCGGCACAGGCAAGCTGACCCTCTCCATCACAGCTAACCCCAAACATGGCGTGCCCTATGGCGGTCTGCCGCGCCTGCTGTTGGCGTGGATGTGTACCGAGGCCGTCCGCACAGGCAGTCCGGAGCTATCGCTGGGGCGCTCACAGGCGGAATTTCTGGAAAAGCTCGACCTGTACAACGATGGCCGGTACATCGCCAGAGTGCGTGACCAGAGCTTGCGGCTAGTCCGCTCGCTGATCTCCGTCAGCGGCGCGGACGGGGATGCACTGGGTATCGAAAACATCCTGATCGCCAAACGGGCATTTCTCTTCTGGAACGCCCGCGACACTGAGCAGCCCGCACTGTGGGACAGCTCAATCACCCTCAGTACGGACTTCTTCGAGAGCCTGACCCATGCTCCGGTGCCGATCAGAATGGAGGCGCTTCAAGCGCTCAAGAAGTCGCCTCTGGCGATGGATATCTACACATGGCTGGTCTACCGCATGTTCAGTCTGAACGTGGCGACAATCAAGGGCGGCAAGCGGCTTGCTCAGGTGCCTTGGGCTGGCTTGATGAGGCAGTTCGGCTCTGGCTATGCGAATACTCCTAAGGGGCTGGCCAACTTCAAGACCAATTTCCGCCTCCGGCTAAATGAAGCGCTGCTGTTCTATCCCGAGGCTCGGAACCACATCGAGGAAACGAAAGACCACCTGATCCTCACCCCTGCACGCCTACATATCGCAGCGACCAAGAGGAGAGGATAA
- the cadR gene encoding Cd(II)/Pb(II)-responsive transcriptional regulator yields MRIGQLAQIAGIDTQTIRFYEQQGLLPPPERQENGYRVYTEKHGEWLAFIRRCRILDLSLTEIRELQSYQDDPRQPCTAVNAMLDDHISHVRSQITALQALEQQLVSLRASCNEGREINACGILTGISEESKQQLYRASSGRKD; encoded by the coding sequence ATGCGCATTGGTCAGTTAGCCCAGATAGCGGGTATCGACACGCAGACGATCCGCTTCTATGAGCAGCAGGGCCTGTTGCCGCCGCCAGAACGGCAGGAGAATGGTTACCGTGTCTATACCGAGAAGCATGGCGAGTGGCTTGCCTTTATCCGCCGCTGCCGAATTCTGGACCTGTCACTGACAGAGATTCGCGAGCTACAGAGCTATCAGGACGACCCTCGCCAGCCCTGTACCGCCGTCAACGCCATGCTCGATGACCACATCTCTCATGTGCGGTCGCAGATAACTGCTCTGCAAGCGCTTGAGCAACAACTCGTTTCACTGAGGGCGAGTTGCAACGAGGGTCGGGAGATCAATGCCTGCGGCATCCTGACGGGGATCAGCGAGGAGAGCAAACAACAGCTGTATAGGGCTAGCTCAGGCCGTAAGGACTGA
- a CDS encoding cation transporter: MSKACGGPCSCDATPAADTDMPVSSEASGEWVSVYAVPKMDCPSEERMIRLALNGFDEIRTLSFDLSNRRLEVVHDGEAEPITAKLATLGLGASLQETVIADPETIKAAESSAVSATQESGTLRVLLGINAIMFVVEMTAGLIAQSTGLIADSLDMFADAAVYGLALYAVGRSAKMQVRAAHLAGVLQLILAIGVLVEVVRRFVFGSEPESLMMMAIAFVALIANTGCLLLISKHREGGAHMKASWIFSANDVVINMGVIAAGALVAWTGSSYPDLIIGTIVGLIVLNGARRILALKG; the protein is encoded by the coding sequence GTGAGTAAAGCCTGTGGTGGCCCATGTAGCTGCGATGCAACGCCTGCAGCGGATACCGATATGCCGGTCTCCTCCGAAGCGTCAGGGGAATGGGTCAGCGTGTATGCTGTGCCGAAGATGGATTGTCCCTCAGAAGAACGGATGATCCGCTTGGCGCTGAACGGCTTTGATGAGATTCGAACGCTGTCCTTCGACTTGTCGAACCGCCGATTGGAGGTCGTGCATGACGGCGAGGCTGAGCCCATCACCGCGAAACTGGCGACCTTGGGGCTAGGCGCCTCTCTTCAGGAAACCGTCATTGCCGACCCAGAGACGATCAAGGCCGCTGAGAGCTCGGCAGTCTCTGCTACGCAGGAGTCAGGCACTCTGCGCGTGTTGCTCGGTATCAATGCGATCATGTTCGTGGTGGAAATGACTGCTGGCCTGATCGCCCAGTCTACCGGCCTGATCGCTGATTCCCTGGATATGTTTGCCGATGCAGCCGTCTATGGCCTGGCTCTCTATGCCGTAGGGCGCAGTGCGAAAATGCAGGTACGTGCCGCGCATCTGGCAGGGGTACTGCAACTGATTTTGGCTATCGGCGTACTCGTCGAGGTGGTGCGACGCTTTGTTTTCGGTAGTGAGCCTGAATCGCTGATGATGATGGCGATCGCCTTCGTCGCGTTGATCGCCAATACCGGTTGCCTGCTGTTGATATCCAAGCACCGCGAAGGCGGCGCGCATATGAAGGCAAGCTGGATATTCTCGGCCAATGATGTGGTGATCAACATGGGCGTCATCGCCGCCGGTGCCTTGGTCGCCTGGACGGGGTCCAGCTACCCTGACCTGATTATCGGTACCATCGTGGGCCTGATCGTCCTCAACGGCGCTCGGCGCATCCTGGCGCTCAAGGGGTGA
- a CDS encoding ZIP family metal transporter, which yields MMDSIWLVLGLALLPALGNFSGGLAAEASRTTGRRLNYALHGAAGLVIAVVAVEIMPRVLENLSAWVIALAFALGGIAYVGIEKLVESLQKRQGQQGEGGQTSVWMIYIAVSIDLFSDGLLIGAGSAVSPSVAIILAAGQVLADVPEGFATIATMKDKGIPRSKRILLSASFAIPVLSAAVFAYFVLRNQPEAFKLAALTFTAGLLTVAAIEDMVSEAHESGDDTHISPLAFIGGFVLFVLVSAGLEGVVSQS from the coding sequence ATGATGGATAGTATCTGGCTGGTACTCGGCCTGGCGCTGTTGCCCGCCTTAGGCAATTTTAGTGGTGGGCTCGCTGCGGAGGCCTCCCGAACTACCGGGCGCCGTCTCAATTACGCCCTTCACGGCGCTGCCGGCCTCGTCATTGCGGTGGTGGCGGTTGAAATCATGCCGCGCGTGCTAGAGAACCTCTCAGCCTGGGTAATCGCCCTCGCTTTCGCGCTGGGCGGCATTGCTTACGTAGGTATCGAGAAGCTCGTTGAGAGTCTCCAGAAGCGACAAGGCCAGCAGGGAGAAGGCGGTCAGACGAGTGTCTGGATGATCTATATCGCCGTATCCATCGACCTGTTCAGCGATGGCCTCCTGATCGGGGCGGGGTCGGCGGTCTCACCGTCGGTCGCGATAATCCTGGCGGCGGGTCAGGTTCTCGCCGATGTTCCTGAGGGCTTTGCGACGATCGCCACCATGAAAGATAAAGGAATCCCTCGTAGCAAGCGGATACTGCTCTCTGCTTCCTTCGCGATTCCTGTGCTCTCGGCAGCCGTCTTTGCTTACTTCGTACTCAGGAACCAGCCGGAGGCATTTAAGCTAGCGGCACTGACGTTCACGGCAGGCCTTCTCACGGTCGCTGCCATCGAAGATATGGTCTCCGAGGCTCACGAGAGCGGTGACGATACGCACATCTCACCGCTGGCTTTCATAGGCGGCTTCGTCCTGTTCGTTCTGGTATCAGCGGGCTTGGAAGGGGTGGTATCGCAAAGCTAA
- the lnt gene encoding apolipoprotein N-acyltransferase yields MPLAFAPVGWAWLAVIALATFFVLTAQSSRRQALWSAYLFGLGYFGVGVSWVFISISQYGNGPVVAVLVTAAFVSLLALFPWGVAYLVRCLRPEMDAMALWLGLPAAWVLSEWMRTWFLTGFPWLFIGYSQTDTTLATIAPVFGVLGVSLLVALLAGGLAWVVQGPSLRRAAVVGAVLVATLAGLQLLDREWTQPAADPIDVVLLQGNIAQDKKWDPRYRDITLERYQALTAQHLGADIVIWPEAAIPMWHDQAKAYLAELEALADQAGTSLMIGVPVREAEGRTYNAVVSLSDPSGFYYKRHLVPFGEYVPFRDLLGSALDVLGAPMSDFTPGREAHVLNAAGVPVGALICYEAVFGAEVTELLPEAQLLVNVSNDAWFGSSLGPLQHFQMARMRAIETGRDLLRATNTGITAAINHEGKVLKRAPQFEVATLSAEVTPRTGAPPYVRWRDWPVLGLTALGLGLLLLRRIRRHHRLGT; encoded by the coding sequence ATGCCGCTTGCCTTTGCCCCTGTGGGCTGGGCATGGCTTGCGGTGATCGCTCTGGCAACATTTTTTGTCCTGACCGCGCAGTCTTCAAGGCGTCAGGCGCTGTGGTCGGCCTACCTCTTTGGCCTTGGCTACTTCGGCGTGGGTGTCTCCTGGGTCTTTATCAGCATTAGCCAGTACGGCAATGGCCCCGTGGTGGCGGTGTTAGTCACGGCGGCCTTTGTCTCGCTGCTCGCCCTCTTTCCATGGGGCGTCGCGTACCTCGTGCGCTGCCTGCGCCCTGAGATGGATGCAATGGCACTCTGGCTAGGGCTACCTGCGGCATGGGTGCTGAGTGAATGGATGCGCACCTGGTTCTTGACCGGCTTTCCCTGGCTCTTCATTGGCTACAGCCAGACCGACACCACACTTGCCACTATCGCTCCCGTCTTTGGCGTGCTTGGCGTGAGTTTACTGGTGGCACTTCTCGCTGGCGGGCTTGCCTGGGTTGTCCAGGGGCCAAGCCTGCGCCGTGCTGCGGTAGTCGGTGCCGTGTTAGTCGCTACCCTCGCCGGCTTGCAACTGCTGGATCGTGAATGGACGCAGCCAGCCGCTGACCCGATCGATGTCGTCCTCTTGCAAGGAAACATCGCGCAAGACAAGAAATGGGACCCGAGATACCGGGACATCACACTTGAGCGCTATCAGGCGCTTACCGCGCAGCATCTCGGAGCCGATATCGTGATCTGGCCAGAAGCGGCAATCCCGATGTGGCATGACCAGGCCAAAGCATATCTTGCTGAGCTTGAGGCGTTAGCCGATCAGGCAGGCACATCGTTAATGATTGGCGTCCCGGTACGCGAGGCGGAGGGCCGTACCTACAACGCCGTGGTAAGCCTCTCCGATCCCTCAGGCTTCTACTACAAACGCCACCTGGTGCCCTTCGGTGAATATGTTCCGTTTCGGGATCTTTTGGGGTCGGCCCTCGACGTGCTCGGGGCGCCCATGTCCGACTTCACACCGGGACGGGAAGCGCACGTCCTGAATGCAGCAGGGGTGCCCGTAGGGGCACTCATCTGCTACGAGGCGGTCTTTGGTGCCGAAGTCACTGAGCTTCTGCCCGAAGCGCAGTTACTGGTGAATGTCAGCAACGATGCCTGGTTCGGCAGCTCGCTCGGCCCCCTCCAGCATTTCCAGATGGCACGCATGCGTGCCATCGAAACCGGACGTGACCTTCTTCGAGCCACGAACACCGGTATCACAGCAGCCATCAATCATGAGGGCAAAGTGCTCAAGCGTGCTCCGCAGTTCGAAGTGGCCACCCTCAGCGCCGAAGTGACACCGCGAACTGGCGCGCCCCCTTATGTGCGCTGGCGGGATTGGCCTGTCCTTGGCCTGACCGCACTCGGACTCGGCCTGCTCCTGCTCCGTCGAATTCGTCGGCATCATCGGTTGGGTACATGA
- the lspA gene encoding signal peptidase II has translation MSTYGSRLAEKAHEPGKAMRWLWLSLLLLFVDQASKYLASTMLAHGESVPAAPFFNWVHRHNTGAAFSFLADVGGWQQPLFIGLALVISILLVYWLWRSPRVLSYRLALSAILGGALGNVADRLRLGYVEDFLDFHYAQWHWPSFNLADVWIFLGVALFIWAEIRHQPGSRRR, from the coding sequence ATGTCTACTTATGGCAGTCGGCTCGCAGAGAAAGCCCACGAGCCGGGAAAGGCGATGCGCTGGCTGTGGCTCTCGCTCCTGTTACTGTTTGTCGATCAGGCAAGCAAGTACCTTGCCAGCACCATGCTAGCGCATGGTGAAAGCGTGCCTGCCGCACCCTTCTTCAATTGGGTCCACCGCCACAATACGGGGGCGGCCTTCAGCTTTCTCGCGGATGTCGGCGGTTGGCAGCAGCCGCTTTTCATCGGACTGGCCCTGGTTATCTCGATATTACTGGTGTACTGGCTTTGGCGTTCACCACGCGTACTGAGTTATCGGCTCGCCCTCAGTGCGATCCTCGGCGGCGCGTTGGGCAATGTCGCAGATCGCTTGCGGTTAGGCTACGTAGAGGATTTTCTCGATTTTCACTATGCCCAGTGGCACTGGCCATCGTTCAACCTAGCGGACGTATGGATCTTCCTCGGTGTCGCCCTCTTTATTTGGGCGGAAATACGACATCAACCAGGCAGCCGCCGCCGCTGA